From one Phocoena sinus isolate mPhoSin1 chromosome 4, mPhoSin1.pri, whole genome shotgun sequence genomic stretch:
- the APOD gene encoding apolipoprotein D yields the protein MILHVETAFILIKKVHLQPPSSKMVPALLLLLPALAGLLGAAEGQAFHLGKCPNPPVQENFDVNKYLGRWYEIEKIPVSFEKGSCIQANYSLMENGNIKVINKELRADGTVNQIEGEATQENITEPAKLAVKFFWFMPSAPYWVLATDYENYALVYSCTTIIWLFHMDHVWILGRNPYLPPETVTYLKDILTSNNIDIEKIAVTDQVNCPEFL from the exons ATGATTTTGCATGTGGAAACTGCTTTCATCTTGATAAAAAAG GTCCACCTCCAGCCACCCAGCTCCAAGatggtcccagctctgctgctgctgcttcctgccCTGGCTGGACTCTTAGGAGCAGCTGAGGGACAAGCTTTCCATCTCGGGAAATGCCCAAATCCTCCAGTGCAGGAGAACTTTGACGTGAATAAG TATCTTGGAAGATGGTATGAAATTGAGAAGATCCCAGTGAGCTTTGAGAAGGGAAGTTGCATCCAAGCCAACTACTCACTAATGGAAAACGGAAACATCAAAGTGATAAACAAGGAGCTGAG AGCTGATGGAACTGTGAATCAAATTGAAGGTGAAGCCACCCAGGAGAACATCACGGAGCCCGCCAAGTTGGCAGTTAAGTTTTTCTGGT TCATGCCATCAGCTCCATACTGGGTCCTGGCCACCGACTATGAGAACTACGCCCTCGTGTACTCCTGTACCACAATCATCTGGCTTTTTCACATGGATCATGTTTGGATCTTGGGAAGAAACCCTTATCTCCCTCCAGAAACAGTGACCTATCTCAAAGATATCCTGACCTCTAATAACATTGACATTGAGAAAATAGCTGTCACAGATCAGGTGAACTGCCCCGAGTTCCTATAA